The nucleotide sequence TTTGCCTGATGACCATAGCGAGTCGGTCCCACCCCTTCCCATCCCGAACAGGACCGTGAAACGACTCTACGCCGATGATAGTGCGGATTCCCGTGTGAAAGTAGGTAATCGTCAGGCTCCCTAAGCCAAGAACCCCCGCCCGAAAGGCGGGGGTTTTTGCATTTGGGCGGCGGAAATGCATGGGCGCGCGGAGTGGACGGCCTGGCTGGAGTTTCCTCATCGCCTACTCCCAATTAGAAGCGCTCGCAGCTCCCGGCACGCCAATCGGCCAGTATCATCCGCGATCCCTTGGCCTATTGCTGCTATCTCCGATCAAAGCTGCAATTTCTCTCTCCCGCGCCTCGGTTGGCACACTCGGACGTGATTAGCTTGCCATCGTCGACAACGAGTGTCGGGTCACCATGCAAATCCCCCGCGGACGACGCACCAAACCACCGAAACCGAGCCGATTCCCCCCATCGCGTTTCGGCCAAATACCTCAGAAACCGTACGAAATGAACGTTTTATTCGGCGTGTCCACGTAAAATTTGCGAATCCCCATCTCTGCACACAAAACGATGAACGCCGCCATTCAGGTAGCTCGGGCCGTTTGCCCGCATGATTGTCCGGACACGTGCGCAATGCGTGTGACTGTCGAAAACGGCAAGGCGATCAAGGTCACGGGCGATCCGGACCATCCGCCGACACAAGGCGTGTTGTGTACGAAAGTCAGCCGATACGCCGATCGCGTTCATCACCCCGACCGCCTCACCGTCCCGCTCAAACGTATCGGTGCCAAAGGGGAAGGGCATTTCGTACCCATCAGCTGGGATGAGGCGTTCGATGAGATCGGCCGTCGTCTCGGTGAAATCGCGGCGCGCACACCGGAAGCAATCGTGCCGTACAGCTATGCGGGGACGATGGGGCTCGTGCAGGGGGAGGGGATCGCCCAGCGATTCTTCCACAAGCTCGGTGCCTCGCGACTCGAACGCACGATTTGCGCGGCGGCCGGTGCAGCGGGGTTGCGTTACACCTATGGCGGTAGTCTCGGCATGCACCTCGAGCATTTCGAGGAAAGCGAGCTGATTCTGATTTGGGGAGCAAACCCGATCGCGTCGAGCCTGCACTTCTGGACGCGTGCGCAGGAAGCGAAGCGCCGAGGCGCACGTCTTGTCGCCATCGATCCGTATCGTTCGCTGACAGCGGAGAAGTGTCATCAGCACATCGCGTTGAAACCCGGTACCGACGGCGCGTTCGCACTCGGCATGATGCATGTGCTGATGACCGAAGACCTGCTCGATCACGATTACATCGCCAGCCATACGCTCGGCTTCGACGCGCTCAAGGAGCGGGCGATGTCCTATCCCCCGGAACGCGTTGCGCAGATCTGCGGGATCGACGCGTCGGAGCTGATCGACCTTGCACGTCGTTACGGTGCCACCCGCAAGGCATCGATCCGTCTCAACTACGGCATGCAGCGTGTTCGCGGTGGCGGCAACGCCGTGCGCGCGATCGCAAGCCTGCCTGCGCTGACGGGCGCCTGGCGGGACCGGGCCGGCGGGCTGTTGCTCTCGTCGTCGGAATCCGCGCCGGTCAATCAGGCTGCGCTGCTTCGCCCGGATTTGATGCCGGGCTGGCCGCACAAACTGCCGCGCATCATCAACATGAACGCGATCGGCGACGCGCTGCTGCACCCGGGCGATGCCACCTTCGGGCCGAAGGTCGAAGCGGTGATCGTATACAACTCGAACCCGGTGGCTGTCGCGCCGGATTCATCGAAGGTCGCGGCAGGGTTCGCACGTGACGATCTGTTCACGGTCGTTCTCGAGCATTTCAAGACAGATACCGTCGATTTCGCCGATATTGTGTTGCCGGCCACTACCCAGCTCGAGCATCTGGACATCCACAAATCGTACGGTCACACCTATGTGATGGCGAACCTGCCGTCGATTCCTCCGGTGGGAGAGGCTCGGCCGAATACGGAGATCTTCCGCGGCATCGCGCGCAGCATGGGGCTCGACGAACCCGCGCTTTATCACAGCGACGAAGAGGTCGCGCGCGCGGCGCTCCGCTGGGACGATCCGGTGCTCGACAGCGATTGGGACACGCTCAAGCGCGATGGCTGGTTGAAGCTCAAGCTGCCGGAGGCGCCGTTCGCGAACGGCGGTTTCCGCACGCCGTCCGGCAAGTGTGAGTTCTACAGCCCCCGACTCGAGCAGATGGGCGCGGATCCCGTGCCCGACTACCTGCCGCCATTCGAGTCGGCCGAGGCCGCGCCCGATCTCGCCGCACGCTATCCGCTCGCGATGATCTCGCCGCCGGCTCGCCACTTCCTGAACAGTACGTTCGTGAACGTCGACAGCCTGCGTCATACCGAAGGCGAGCCGCATCTCGACATCCACCCGTCTGACGCCGATGCGCGCGGTATCGCGGAAGGTGACGTCGTTCGCATCTTCAACGACCGCGGATCGATGCAGGCGCTCGCGAGAATTACCGATCGCGCGCGCGCAGGGCTCGTCGTCGGGCTGTCGATCTGGTGGAAGAAGCTGTCGCCGGACGGCAGAAACGCGAACGAAGTGACGAGCCAGGCACTCACCGATCTCGGCAATTCGGCGACGTTCTACGACTGCCTCGTGGAAGTTGAGCGCATTTGATCGGATATCACCGTATCATCAGACGAATTTCCACTGAAGTTCGAAGTGGACATCTAACCCTGTTGTCTCGGAACGAGCGAGCCGTTACGATGCGTTTTAGCACGACCATTCGAAAATCTGTGAGGAGACGCGCGGTATGGACAAAATTTGGCTGAAATCGTACCCACCCGGCGTTCCAGCCGAAATTGACGCGTCTCCTTATCCCTCCGTTCCCGACCTGCTCGACGAAAGCTTCCGGCAGTATCGCGACCGCACGGCATTCGTCTGCATGGGCAAGGGCATCACGTACGGCGAACTCGACACGCTGTCGCGCCAGTTCGGCGCGTGGCTGCAATCGCGCGGGCTTGCGCGCGGGGCGCGCGTCGCGATCATGATGCCGAACGTGCTGCAGTACCCCGTGGCGATCGCCGCGGTACTGCGCGCGGGCTACACCGTCGTCAACGTCAACCCGCTCTATACGCCGCGCGAGCTCGAGCATCAGCTGAAGGACAGCGGTGCGGAGGCGATCGTCATCCTCGAGAATTTCGCGTCGACGCTGCAGGCCGTCATCGCGAATACGGGCGTCAAGCACGTCGTCGTTGCATCGATGGGCGATCTGCTGGGCATCAAGGGATGGCTCGTCAACTACGTCGTGCGCAACGTCAAGAAGATGGTGCCTGCCTGGCAGCTGCCGTCGTTCACGCGCTTCAAGGCCGCACTGTCGGAAGGTGCGCGCCAGGCATTCAAGGCGCAGAAGATCGGCCCCGATGACGTCGCGTTCCTGCAATACACGGGCGGTACGACCGGCGTGGCGAAGGGGGCGACGCTGCTGCACCGGAACATCGTGTCGAACGTGCTGCAGGCGGGCGCCTGGCATCATCCGGCTCACGAGAAGTTTCCGGACGTGAAACAGTTCGTGACCGTTGTCGCGCTGCCGCTGTATCACGTGTTCGCGCTGACCGTCTGCGGCTTCCTGACGATGCGTACCGGTGGCATGGGCATCCTGATCCCGAATCCGCGCGACATCGCCGGCATGATCAAGGAGCTGAAGGGCTACCAGATCTCGACGATCCCGGCGGTCAACACGCTGTACAACGCACTGCTGAACCATCCGGAATTCAGTCAGCTCGACCTGTCGAAGCTCGTGATCGCCAACGGCGGCGGCATGGCGATCCAGGAAGGCGTCGCGAAACGCTGGTATGAAAAGACCCATACGGCGATTATCGAGGGTTATGGGCTGTCTGAAACGTCGCCGGTGGCGACCTGCAACCCCGTGACGGCCACCGAGTACAGCGGGACGATCGGCTTGCCGCTGCCGTCGACCGAAGTGGCGATTCGCGACGACGCGGGCAACGACGTCGCGCTCGGCGAACCCGGCGAGATCTGCATCCGCGGGCCGCAGGTGATGGCCGGCTACTGGAACCGGCCGGACGAAACCGCGAAGGTCATGTTCGCGGACGGCTTCTTCAAGACGGGCGACGTCGGCGTGATGGATGCGCGAGGTTACGTGAAGATCGTCGACCGGAAGAAGGACATGATCCTCGTGTCGGGCTTCAACGTGTACCCGAACGAAGTCGAGGACGTGGTGGCGTCGCATCCGGGCGTGTTCGAGGTGGCAGCGGTCGGCGTGCCCGACGAGCATTCCGGCGAAGCCGTGAAGCTGTTCGTCGTGAAGAAGGACCCGGCGCTCACCGACAAGGACATCCTTGCCTACTGCAAGGAGCGTCTCACAGGCTACAAGCGGCCGAAGCTGGTCGAGTTCCGTACGGAGCTGCCGAAAACGAACGTCGGCAAGATCCTGCGGCGCGAACTGCGCGACGGACGCGCATAACGGCGGTCGATCGATCGGAACGAAAAAGCCCGGCTTGTGCCGGGCTTTTTCGTTTGCGGCTTGACCCGGATGAGGCTGTTTCCGCGCGAGGCGGCTTCTGGCGTGGCTCGATGCGGCAGCAATGCGTTACGACGCAGCAAGGACAGGACGGTGCCTTCTCGATGAGCGCATCGGAGTCGATACGGTTCGCCACGCTCCGGCTTCGCGGCTGCACCGACCGGAAAAGAAAAAGGCGCCCGAAGGCGCCTTCAATATGCTGCGGCTTGCCAGGCAAGCTGATTAGAACTTGTGACGGATGCCGACGCGTGCTGCGACCTGGTTGGCCGAGCTCGAACCTGCGAGACCGTTGATCGCTGCCGTCGCCTTCAGGACGTTGCCGTTCGAGTCGAGCACGTTGCCCGATGCGTGCTGGTACACGCCGATTGCGTACACGTCGGTACGCTTCGACAGGAAGTAGTCGACGCCCAGCGAGCCTTGGTGGTACTTGGCTGCCGAGTTGCCGTCGATCTTGCTGCCTTGCGTGTAGTCGTACGCAGCGCCGAGAATCAGCGCCGGGGTCAGCTGATACTTGAAGTTGATTTCGCCGTTGTTGAACGTCGCGGTCTGGTTCACGAACGGGCCTGCCGAGAAGCCCTTGAACTTCGTGTTCGAGTACGTCGCGCCGATCGTCGCTGCGCCGAACGTGTAGGCGCCGCCTGCACCGATGACCTGGTACGTGTTCGCGTTGTTCGCGTACCCGCCGTAGATCGGCGACGAGACCGACGAAGACGCCGAGCCGTTGTTGAACATGCCGCCGAACTGGTTCGGCGTACGTGCGTTCAAGTAGCCGACGCCCAAGACCAGCGGGCCGTTGTTGTAGCCTGCGCCGAGCGACCAGACCTGGTTCTTCGAGAACTGGCCTGCCTGACCGCCGAAGCTGTACAGGCCGCCGAACGAGAAGCCGCCGTAGGTCGGGCTCGTGAACTTGACTGCGTTGTTCACGCGATACGCGTTGTTGAAGTTGTCGAGGTCGCCCGGGTGAGCGGCGATGTAGCCGCCCCACTGGTCGCCTGCCTCGAGCGGGCCGACGAAGTCGACGACGGAGTCGTATTGACGACCCAGCGTGACCGTACCGTACTGGCTCGACAGGCCGACGTAAGCCTGACGACCGAACATCAGGCCGCCCTGACCGAGCTTGCCGCTGTTCACGTCGAAACCGTTTTCGAGGGTGAAGATCGCCTTCAGGCCGCCACCGAGGTCTTCGGTGCCGCGCAGGCCGAAGCGGCTGCCTTGCATCACGCCGCTGGCCATGCTGTACAGATGCTTGCCGCCCGCGTTGTTGTTGAAGAGCAGGCCTTCATCGATGATGCCGTAAAGCGTCACGCTGCTTTGCGCATGGGCAGCGCCAGCGAACGCGCCCAGCGCGACGAGCGCGAGAAGCGACTTTTTCATTAACGGATCTCCAAAATTCACTGAATTTTTCTGGCGGGGCGGATAGTTATGTTCTGTTGACGGGCCCCATCAACTTCGCAAGAAGTCGCACGTAATGTAGCAAAACCGTTTTTT is from Burkholderia sp. HI2500 and encodes:
- a CDS encoding molybdopterin-containing oxidoreductase family protein, which codes for MNAAIQVARAVCPHDCPDTCAMRVTVENGKAIKVTGDPDHPPTQGVLCTKVSRYADRVHHPDRLTVPLKRIGAKGEGHFVPISWDEAFDEIGRRLGEIAARTPEAIVPYSYAGTMGLVQGEGIAQRFFHKLGASRLERTICAAAGAAGLRYTYGGSLGMHLEHFEESELILIWGANPIASSLHFWTRAQEAKRRGARLVAIDPYRSLTAEKCHQHIALKPGTDGAFALGMMHVLMTEDLLDHDYIASHTLGFDALKERAMSYPPERVAQICGIDASELIDLARRYGATRKASIRLNYGMQRVRGGGNAVRAIASLPALTGAWRDRAGGLLLSSSESAPVNQAALLRPDLMPGWPHKLPRIINMNAIGDALLHPGDATFGPKVEAVIVYNSNPVAVAPDSSKVAAGFARDDLFTVVLEHFKTDTVDFADIVLPATTQLEHLDIHKSYGHTYVMANLPSIPPVGEARPNTEIFRGIARSMGLDEPALYHSDEEVARAALRWDDPVLDSDWDTLKRDGWLKLKLPEAPFANGGFRTPSGKCEFYSPRLEQMGADPVPDYLPPFESAEAAPDLAARYPLAMISPPARHFLNSTFVNVDSLRHTEGEPHLDIHPSDADARGIAEGDVVRIFNDRGSMQALARITDRARAGLVVGLSIWWKKLSPDGRNANEVTSQALTDLGNSATFYDCLVEVERI
- a CDS encoding porin — encoded protein: MKKSLLALVALGAFAGAAHAQSSVTLYGIIDEGLLFNNNAGGKHLYSMASGVMQGSRFGLRGTEDLGGGLKAIFTLENGFDVNSGKLGQGGLMFGRQAYVGLSSQYGTVTLGRQYDSVVDFVGPLEAGDQWGGYIAAHPGDLDNFNNAYRVNNAVKFTSPTYGGFSFGGLYSFGGQAGQFSKNQVWSLGAGYNNGPLVLGVGYLNARTPNQFGGMFNNGSASSSVSSPIYGGYANNANTYQVIGAGGAYTFGAATIGATYSNTKFKGFSAGPFVNQTATFNNGEINFKYQLTPALILGAAYDYTQGSKIDGNSAAKYHQGSLGVDYFLSKRTDVYAIGVYQHASGNVLDSNGNVLKATAAINGLAGSSSANQVAARVGIRHKF
- a CDS encoding long-chain fatty acid--CoA ligase translates to MDKIWLKSYPPGVPAEIDASPYPSVPDLLDESFRQYRDRTAFVCMGKGITYGELDTLSRQFGAWLQSRGLARGARVAIMMPNVLQYPVAIAAVLRAGYTVVNVNPLYTPRELEHQLKDSGAEAIVILENFASTLQAVIANTGVKHVVVASMGDLLGIKGWLVNYVVRNVKKMVPAWQLPSFTRFKAALSEGARQAFKAQKIGPDDVAFLQYTGGTTGVAKGATLLHRNIVSNVLQAGAWHHPAHEKFPDVKQFVTVVALPLYHVFALTVCGFLTMRTGGMGILIPNPRDIAGMIKELKGYQISTIPAVNTLYNALLNHPEFSQLDLSKLVIANGGGMAIQEGVAKRWYEKTHTAIIEGYGLSETSPVATCNPVTATEYSGTIGLPLPSTEVAIRDDAGNDVALGEPGEICIRGPQVMAGYWNRPDETAKVMFADGFFKTGDVGVMDARGYVKIVDRKKDMILVSGFNVYPNEVEDVVASHPGVFEVAAVGVPDEHSGEAVKLFVVKKDPALTDKDILAYCKERLTGYKRPKLVEFRTELPKTNVGKILRRELRDGRA